The following coding sequences lie in one Niabella agricola genomic window:
- a CDS encoding VOC family protein, protein MMQAITPYLNFNGDAAAALDFYTQALGGQVVHRQTFGDTQADYPSPESHQDKIMHALFNAGELNFMVSDCPPGVSVTAGSNMSLALNFTDEETIVNTFNAMAAGGTITMPLQDTFWGAKFGMITDRFGISWMFNYDKPKD, encoded by the coding sequence ATGATGCAGGCAATAACTCCATATCTGAATTTTAACGGTGATGCAGCAGCGGCGCTGGATTTTTATACGCAGGCACTGGGCGGACAGGTGGTGCACCGGCAAACCTTTGGTGATACACAAGCTGATTATCCAAGCCCGGAGTCGCATCAGGATAAAATTATGCATGCCTTATTCAATGCCGGAGAACTGAACTTTATGGTGAGCGATTGTCCTCCGGGAGTTTCGGTTACCGCCGGCTCCAACATGAGCCTGGCACTGAACTTTACGGATGAAGAAACCATTGTTAACACATTTAATGCTATGGCTGCCGGCGGAACGATTACCATGCCTTTGCAGGATACCTTTTGGGGGGCGAAATTCGGGATGATCACCGACCGGTTTGGCATCAGCTGGATGTTTAACTACGACAAGCCGAAAGATTAA
- the nuoI gene encoding NADH-quinone oxidoreductase subunit NuoI, giving the protein MNVQLTNRSKPVDRRPMNWVERLYLINIFKGMAITLKHFFKKKATIKYPEETRPFSKVFRGLQILNRDEEGRERCTACGLCAVACPAEAITMEAAERQEGEEHLYREEKYAAKYEINMLRCIFCGYCEEACPKDAIYLSQTFTPANYQRKGFIYKKEDLLIPNPVTDPEGYQKALGTISREKEGV; this is encoded by the coding sequence ATGAATGTACAATTAACAAACAGAAGCAAGCCGGTTGATCGCAGGCCGATGAACTGGGTAGAGCGTTTATACCTGATCAATATTTTTAAAGGAATGGCCATTACATTAAAGCATTTCTTTAAAAAGAAGGCCACTATAAAATACCCCGAGGAAACCAGGCCTTTTAGTAAGGTATTTCGCGGGCTGCAGATCCTGAACCGGGATGAGGAAGGCCGTGAACGGTGCACGGCCTGCGGACTTTGTGCCGTAGCCTGTCCGGCTGAAGCCATTACCATGGAGGCCGCAGAACGCCAGGAGGGCGAAGAGCACCTGTATCGCGAGGAGAAATATGCCGCAAAATATGAGATCAATATGCTGCGCTGCATCTTCTGCGGGTATTGCGAGGAAGCTTGTCCTAAAGATGCCATCTACCTGTCGCAGACATTTACTCCGGCCAACTACCAGCGTAAAGGATTTATTTATAAAAAAGAAGATCTGCTGATCCCCAATCCGGTTACAGACCCGGAAGGCTATCAAAAGGCGCTGGGAACCATCAGCAGGGAAAAAGAAGGAGTTTAA
- the nuoL gene encoding NADH-quinone oxidoreductase subunit L, with the protein MNNVLDIVYWIPLLPLLGCIINGLGRKSLSKGAVGFIGSGVILASFVLSLWVFFQVRGGNVHTAEYFPFINVGNLKIPFAFQIDQLSAIWLLIITGIGFLIHVYSTSYMHDERPEHFGRYFAYLNLFVFSMLLLVMGANFVIMFIGWEGVGLCSYLLIGFWFKKKEYSKAANKAFIMNRVGDLAFLIALFMLINKLGTTTFSEIFTKASLEKLSGKEIGAITLLLFVGATGKSAQIPLYTWLPDAMAGPTPVSALIHAATMVTAGIYMIARANLLFSMAPATLNIIAIIGIATALLAATIALKQNDIKKVLAYSTVSQLGYMFLALGSGAYVAAVFHVMTHAFFKALLFLGSGSVIHAMGGEQDMRKMGGLSKYMKITNLTFLLGCLAIAGIPGFSGFFSKDEILAGAFAKSPVLYALGLLGALLTAFYMFRLYATTFKGSFRGTHEQEHHLHESPAAITIPLVILAILSVVGGYVGVPEFMAHGAHTLSDFLHPIFKDSYALLPAHEADHSTEWGLAGLSSVLIIVTVIIAWIRFSKKPDLEPASGFGKVLENKWYVDELYNAVIVKPLNNLGLFLGNVVDKRIVDGAVNGVGRLVRYGSRQLRWLQSGQTGSYILMMVLGMVLIFIVQFFLRK; encoded by the coding sequence ATGAATAATGTGTTAGATATCGTTTATTGGATCCCGCTGTTACCATTACTGGGCTGTATCATAAACGGACTGGGAAGAAAAAGTTTATCAAAAGGAGCGGTTGGGTTCATCGGCAGCGGTGTGATCCTGGCCTCTTTTGTACTCAGCCTCTGGGTATTTTTCCAGGTACGTGGAGGCAATGTGCATACCGCCGAATATTTTCCCTTCATCAATGTAGGAAACCTGAAGATTCCCTTTGCCTTCCAGATCGATCAGTTATCAGCCATCTGGCTGCTGATCATTACTGGTATCGGCTTCCTGATCCACGTATATTCCACTTCTTATATGCACGATGAAAGGCCAGAGCATTTCGGGCGGTATTTTGCCTATCTGAACCTTTTCGTTTTTTCAATGCTGCTGCTGGTAATGGGCGCCAACTTCGTCATCATGTTCATTGGCTGGGAAGGTGTGGGGCTTTGCTCCTACCTGCTGATTGGCTTCTGGTTTAAGAAAAAGGAATACAGCAAAGCGGCCAACAAGGCCTTTATCATGAACCGGGTGGGTGATCTGGCCTTTTTGATCGCATTGTTTATGCTCATCAATAAACTGGGTACCACCACTTTTAGCGAGATCTTTACCAAGGCGTCGCTTGAGAAACTATCCGGCAAGGAAATTGGTGCTATTACGTTATTGTTATTTGTGGGCGCTACGGGTAAAAGTGCCCAGATTCCTTTGTATACCTGGTTACCTGATGCGATGGCGGGTCCAACCCCGGTATCGGCGCTGATCCATGCCGCAACGATGGTTACTGCGGGCATCTATATGATCGCAAGGGCGAACCTGCTGTTTTCAATGGCCCCGGCCACTTTAAATATTATTGCCATCATCGGTATTGCCACCGCGCTGCTGGCCGCCACCATTGCCCTGAAACAGAATGATATCAAAAAAGTGCTGGCCTATTCCACAGTAAGCCAGCTGGGTTACATGTTCCTGGCATTGGGAAGTGGCGCATATGTGGCAGCCGTGTTCCATGTAATGACGCATGCTTTCTTTAAAGCACTGTTGTTCCTCGGCAGCGGCAGTGTGATCCATGCCATGGGCGGTGAACAGGATATGCGTAAAATGGGCGGTCTGTCGAAGTACATGAAAATAACCAATCTTACTTTTTTACTGGGTTGCCTGGCTATTGCAGGTATCCCCGGTTTCTCCGGCTTCTTTTCAAAAGATGAGATCCTGGCCGGAGCTTTTGCCAAATCTCCTGTATTATATGCGCTAGGTTTGCTGGGCGCATTGTTAACTGCATTTTATATGTTCCGGTTATATGCAACTACCTTTAAAGGAAGCTTCCGCGGTACACATGAGCAGGAACACCACCTGCACGAGAGCCCCGCGGCGATTACCATCCCACTGGTGATCCTGGCCATTCTTTCGGTTGTTGGGGGATATGTGGGCGTGCCGGAATTTATGGCTCATGGAGCGCATACGCTGTCAGACTTCCTGCATCCGATCTTTAAAGATTCCTACGCCCTGCTGCCTGCTCATGAAGCGGATCATAGCACCGAGTGGGGACTGGCCGGACTATCTTCCGTACTGATTATTGTTACCGTAATCATCGCCTGGATCCGGTTCTCCAAAAAGCCCGATCTGGAGCCCGCTTCCGGTTTTGGAAAAGTACTGGAAAACAAATGGTATGTAGATGAACTGTACAATGCTGTAATTGTAAAACCGCTTAATAACCTGGGCTTATTCCTGGGTAATGTAGTGGATAAGCGCATTGTGGACGGAGCGGTAAATGGAGTAGGGCGGTTGGTGCGGTATGGCAGCCGCCAGTTGCGCTGGCTCCAAAGCGGTCAAACCGGCTCCTATATTTTAATGATGGTTCTGGGCATGGTACTGATTTTTATTGTACAGTTCTTTTTGAGAAAATAA
- the nuoF gene encoding NADH-quinone oxidoreductase subunit NuoF, giving the protein MGIKLLLENAHIEGIRYYDAYRKNGGYRSVEKALKMAPDEVVEEVKKSGLRGRGGAGFPTGMKWSFIAKPEGVPRHLVCNADESEPGTFKDRYLMEFLPHLLIEGLIVSSYALGSNVTYIYIRGEYAWIPDILEQAIEEARANGFLGKNILNSGFDCEIYVQRGAGAYICGEETALIESLEGKRGNPRIKPPFPAVKGAWDRPTVVNNVETLAAVVPIINMGGEEYAKIGVGRSTGTKLISACGNINKPGVYEIDMTISVEEFIYSDEWCGGIKNGKRLKACIPGGSSVPILPANLLLKTAKGEQRIMNYESLSDGGFATGTMMGSGGFIVLDEDQCVVKHTYTLARFYRHESCGQCSPCREGTGWMEKLLLRLDQGQGKMSDIDLLWDIQSKIEGNTICPLGDAAAWPVAAAIRHFRDEFEWHITNAAEAQTRNFGLAHYADPLPVPEPAAV; this is encoded by the coding sequence ATGGGAATAAAATTACTTTTAGAGAACGCGCATATCGAAGGCATCCGCTATTATGATGCCTACCGTAAAAACGGTGGATACCGCAGTGTGGAAAAGGCACTGAAAATGGCGCCGGATGAAGTAGTGGAGGAGGTAAAGAAAAGCGGTTTAAGAGGCCGTGGTGGTGCAGGGTTTCCTACAGGAATGAAATGGAGCTTTATTGCCAAACCGGAAGGCGTGCCCCGCCACCTGGTATGCAATGCTGATGAAAGTGAGCCGGGTACCTTTAAGGACCGTTACCTGATGGAGTTTCTTCCGCATCTGTTGATTGAAGGATTGATCGTTTCGAGCTATGCGCTGGGATCGAATGTGACCTATATCTATATCCGGGGAGAATATGCCTGGATCCCCGATATCCTGGAGCAGGCGATTGAGGAAGCCCGGGCAAATGGGTTCCTTGGAAAAAATATTTTAAACTCCGGCTTCGATTGCGAGATCTATGTGCAGCGCGGAGCTGGTGCCTATATCTGCGGCGAAGAGACCGCGCTGATCGAATCCCTGGAAGGCAAACGGGGTAATCCGCGGATCAAGCCTCCGTTCCCTGCCGTAAAAGGTGCCTGGGACCGTCCTACAGTAGTAAACAATGTAGAAACCCTGGCGGCAGTAGTGCCCATTATTAACATGGGGGGTGAGGAATACGCAAAGATCGGAGTTGGCCGTTCCACCGGAACCAAACTGATCTCCGCCTGCGGCAATATTAATAAGCCGGGGGTCTATGAAATCGACATGACGATTTCCGTTGAGGAATTTATTTATAGTGACGAATGGTGCGGGGGAATCAAAAACGGGAAGCGCCTGAAGGCCTGCATCCCGGGAGGATCATCGGTTCCTATTCTGCCGGCGAATCTTTTGTTGAAAACGGCAAAGGGCGAGCAGCGGATCATGAACTATGAAAGCCTTTCCGACGGCGGATTTGCCACCGGTACCATGATGGGAAGCGGTGGTTTTATTGTACTGGATGAAGACCAGTGCGTAGTAAAACATACCTACACCCTGGCCCGTTTCTATCGTCATGAAAGCTGCGGACAATGTTCTCCCTGCCGGGAAGGAACCGGCTGGATGGAAAAATTGTTGCTGCGCCTGGATCAGGGACAGGGAAAAATGAGTGACATAGACCTGTTGTGGGACATTCAAAGCAAGATCGAAGGAAATACGATCTGCCCGTTGGGTGATGCGGCCGCATGGCCCGTTGCCGCGGCGATCCGTCATTTCCGGGATGAGTTTGAATGGCATATCACCAATGCTGCAGAGGCGCAGACCCGGAACTTCGGATTGGCGCATTATGCAGATCCGTTGCCCGTACCGGAGCCCGCGGCGGTGTAA
- a CDS encoding 2Fe-2S iron-sulfur cluster-binding protein, whose amino-acid sequence MADEIKQEPPANFKVTIDNVTLEVPPGTTILQAARLIGGDVTPPAMCFYTPLKGSGGKCRTCLVEVSKGSEKDPRPMPKLVASCRTTVMDGMEVKSITSERVINARNSVVEFLLINHPLDCPVCDQAGECHLQDLSYEHGKAGTRYEFKRRTFKKHNLGKYIQLHMTRCILCYRCVFTADQLTNKRQHGVLDRGDHAEIATYIEKSLDNEFIGNVIDVCPVGALTDRTFRFKNRVWFTKPVDAHRDCPNCCGKVTLWERGNEVLRVTARKDQWGEILPADDGKTGWICNECRFEKKDIKDWVIEGPTKVARHSVIGTNHYEVLDRPKETISEVMGGRAPKLLMDIHSVSDVNDPTVDLSKIPGPATGAVFNGKTMIEEKKD is encoded by the coding sequence ATGGCAGACGAAATAAAACAAGAACCACCTGCAAATTTTAAGGTAACGATCGACAATGTTACTCTGGAAGTGCCACCCGGTACTACCATTTTGCAGGCTGCAAGATTAATAGGAGGAGATGTTACCCCCCCGGCCATGTGCTTTTACACGCCCCTGAAAGGAAGCGGTGGTAAATGCCGCACCTGCCTGGTAGAGGTAAGCAAGGGTTCGGAAAAAGATCCGCGTCCCATGCCCAAGCTGGTGGCCAGTTGCCGTACGACTGTTATGGATGGCATGGAGGTAAAAAGCATTACCAGCGAGCGGGTGATCAATGCGCGCAACAGCGTGGTGGAGTTCCTGCTGATCAATCACCCGTTGGATTGCCCGGTTTGCGACCAGGCAGGTGAATGCCATCTGCAGGACCTGAGCTATGAGCACGGCAAGGCTGGTACCCGCTATGAATTTAAGCGCCGCACGTTTAAAAAACACAACCTGGGTAAATACATCCAGCTGCATATGACACGCTGCATTCTTTGCTACCGCTGTGTATTTACGGCAGACCAGCTGACCAATAAACGGCAGCACGGGGTGCTGGACCGGGGCGATCATGCGGAGATTGCTACTTATATTGAAAAATCACTGGACAATGAATTTATCGGGAACGTGATCGATGTATGTCCCGTGGGCGCATTAACCGACAGGACCTTCCGTTTTAAGAACCGGGTATGGTTTACCAAGCCGGTGGACGCACACCGCGATTGTCCGAATTGCTGCGGCAAGGTAACGCTATGGGAGCGGGGCAACGAGGTACTGCGGGTAACGGCGCGCAAGGATCAATGGGGTGAAATCTTGCCGGCAGATGACGGCAAAACCGGCTGGATCTGTAACGAATGCCGTTTTGAAAAGAAAGATATTAAAGACTGGGTAATTGAAGGCCCCACGAAAGTGGCCCGGCATTCCGTGATTGGTACCAACCACTATGAAGTGCTGGACCGGCCAAAAGAAACGATCAGTGAGGTGATGGGAGGGCGTGCGCCAAAACTGTTAATGGACATTCACAGCGTGAGCGATGTAAACGACCCGACTGTAGATCTGAGCAAGATCCCCGGGCCGGCAACAGGTGCGGTCTTTAACGGGAAAACAATGATCGAAGAAAAGAAAGATTAA
- a CDS encoding NADH-quinone oxidoreductase subunit NuoE family protein: MIQFSQEQLDKVNQIIARYPEGKQKSALLPVLHLAQEVFGWLSTETMDYVATLLNIEPIEVYEVATFYTMYNLKPVGKYVFEVCQTGPCMIQGSDDIIAYIGEKLSIKPGETTADGLFTLKTAECLGACGYAPMMQVGKFYKEHLTKEKVDAIIAECRSQALVNQ; this comes from the coding sequence ATGATACAGTTTTCTCAGGAACAATTGGATAAAGTGAACCAGATCATAGCCCGGTACCCGGAGGGCAAGCAAAAAAGCGCGTTGCTGCCGGTGCTGCACCTGGCACAGGAAGTGTTTGGCTGGCTGAGTACCGAAACCATGGATTATGTGGCCACTCTTTTGAATATAGAACCGATCGAAGTATACGAAGTGGCAACCTTTTATACGATGTACAACCTGAAACCAGTTGGTAAATACGTTTTTGAGGTATGCCAGACGGGTCCTTGCATGATCCAGGGAAGTGATGATATCATTGCCTATATCGGTGAGAAGCTAAGCATCAAACCCGGTGAAACCACGGCCGATGGTTTGTTTACATTAAAAACCGCAGAATGTCTGGGTGCCTGTGGCTACGCGCCGATGATGCAGGTGGGAAAATTTTACAAGGAGCACCTGACCAAAGAAAAAGTGGATGCGATCATCGCCGAGTGTAGAAGTCAGGCATTGGTAAATCAATAA
- the nuoK gene encoding NADH-quinone oxidoreductase subunit NuoK: MPINYYITLALCLFAIGVVGVLTRRNAIIVFMCIELMLNSVNLLLVAFSKMHHIAKGAAATAGSDGQLFVFFIMVVAAAEVSVGLAIIVMMYRNVHSININFLNRLKH; the protein is encoded by the coding sequence ATGCCAATAAATTATTACATTACTCTTGCTCTTTGTTTGTTTGCCATTGGAGTGGTAGGAGTGTTAACGCGCAGGAACGCCATTATTGTGTTTATGTGCATCGAATTGATGCTGAATTCTGTGAACCTGTTGCTGGTGGCTTTTTCCAAAATGCACCACATCGCTAAGGGGGCAGCTGCTACCGCGGGGTCCGATGGACAGCTGTTTGTATTTTTTATCATGGTGGTGGCCGCGGCCGAAGTAAGTGTGGGACTGGCAATCATTGTAATGATGTACCGGAATGTGCATTCGATCAATATTAATTTCTTAAACAGGCTGAAACATTAA
- a CDS encoding GxxExxY protein: protein MLTENEIATRVLDLCFKVHRLYGPGLFEIVYEEILCYELEKAGISFKRQIGIPVVHEAVRMEIGFRADLIVEEKVLFELKSIGAFANIHYKQVLTYLKLTDLRLGVMVNFNVSLLKDGIKRVANKL, encoded by the coding sequence ATGTTAACCGAAAATGAAATAGCAACCAGGGTATTAGATCTTTGTTTTAAAGTCCACCGGTTATACGGACCGGGACTATTTGAAATTGTGTATGAAGAGATATTGTGCTATGAATTGGAAAAAGCAGGTATCTCGTTTAAGAGGCAAATAGGCATACCGGTGGTTCATGAAGCGGTGCGAATGGAGATCGGGTTCCGTGCAGATCTGATCGTGGAGGAGAAAGTGTTGTTTGAATTGAAGAGTATTGGGGCCTTTGCTAATATACATTACAAGCAGGTCCTTACATATTTGAAACTGACCGACCTCAGACTTGGCGTGATGGTCAATTTTAATGTAAGCCTGTTGAAAGATGGGATAAAAAGAGTTGCAAATAAACTATAA
- the nuoH gene encoding NADH-quinone oxidoreductase subunit NuoH: MYLLAIDWIFIIEKLVLIAAIVTLSMVVAMYATYGERKVAAFIQDRIGPNRAGPLGLLQPLADGGKLFFKEEIIPLASSKFLFILGPLLAMVTALLTSAVIPWGSSMTIGNRAVPLQVADVNIGILYVFGVVSLGVYGIMLGGWASNNKFSLLAAIRGASQMVSYELAMGLSLIAVLMLTGSLQMSVIVGEQYNSVWNIVYQPIGFIIFFICALAETNRTPFDLPEAENELNFGYHQEYSSMKLGFYLFAEYINMFISGVIMATLYFGGYDIPFVNEANLAQRIGENWVALLTFLTLMAKALFFVFVFMWIRWTIPRFRFDQLMHLGWKRLIPLALANMIITAVVILWLKK, encoded by the coding sequence ATGTACTTACTGGCTATTGATTGGATTTTTATTATTGAGAAACTGGTGCTGATCGCAGCCATTGTTACCTTGTCGATGGTAGTGGCCATGTATGCTACCTACGGAGAGCGGAAGGTGGCGGCCTTTATACAGGACCGGATTGGTCCCAACAGGGCAGGCCCCCTGGGATTGCTGCAGCCACTGGCCGATGGCGGTAAGCTCTTTTTTAAAGAGGAGATTATACCGCTGGCTTCCTCAAAATTCTTGTTCATCCTGGGGCCCTTGCTGGCTATGGTTACGGCCTTACTGACCAGCGCCGTGATTCCCTGGGGTAGCTCCATGACCATCGGTAACCGGGCCGTTCCCTTACAGGTGGCCGATGTAAACATCGGTATCCTGTATGTATTTGGAGTGGTAAGTTTAGGCGTATATGGTATTATGCTGGGGGGCTGGGCATCCAACAATAAGTTCTCTTTGCTGGCGGCCATCCGGGGTGCTTCGCAAATGGTGTCCTACGAGTTGGCAATGGGTTTGTCACTGATCGCGGTACTGATGCTTACAGGGTCCTTACAGATGAGCGTCATTGTGGGTGAACAATATAATTCTGTATGGAATATCGTTTACCAGCCCATTGGTTTTATTATCTTTTTTATCTGTGCGCTGGCAGAAACAAACCGTACGCCTTTTGACCTTCCGGAAGCAGAGAATGAACTGAACTTCGGGTATCACCAGGAGTATTCCAGCATGAAACTGGGTTTCTACCTGTTTGCAGAATACATTAATATGTTCATCAGCGGCGTGATCATGGCCACCCTGTATTTCGGCGGTTATGATATCCCGTTTGTAAATGAAGCCAACCTGGCCCAGCGCATCGGGGAAAACTGGGTAGCACTGCTTACCTTTCTTACCCTGATGGCCAAGGCCCTGTTCTTTGTATTTGTATTTATGTGGATCCGCTGGACCATCCCGCGTTTCCGCTTCGACCAACTGATGCATCTGGGATGGAAACGCCTGATACCACTGGCGCTGGCCAATATGATCATCACGGCGGTAGTGATTCTGTGGCTGAAGAAATAG
- a CDS encoding NADH-quinone oxidoreductase subunit J family protein produces the protein MNITQLLFWILTVIAIGSALMIVTSKNPVYSVLGLIVTFFAISGHYILMNAQFLAIVNIIVYAGAIMVLFLFVIMLMNLSRATETLKNKWLQIVGAIAGSCLFLVLIAALKNTEVKKNLVEMGTGDIGLVKSLGRELFTTFVIPFEISSVLFLSAMIGSVVIGKKE, from the coding sequence ATGAATATTACGCAACTACTATTCTGGATACTAACGGTGATTGCCATAGGCAGCGCGCTGATGATTGTGACCAGCAAAAATCCTGTTTACAGTGTATTGGGATTGATTGTTACATTTTTTGCCATCTCGGGGCACTATATATTAATGAATGCGCAGTTTCTGGCCATTGTAAATATCATTGTCTACGCCGGGGCCATTATGGTCCTGTTTCTGTTTGTGATCATGCTGATGAACCTGAGTCGGGCCACCGAAACGCTTAAAAACAAATGGCTGCAGATCGTAGGTGCCATTGCCGGCAGCTGCCTGTTCCTGGTGCTGATTGCAGCTTTAAAAAATACGGAAGTGAAGAAGAACCTGGTGGAAATGGGCACCGGTGATATCGGGCTGGTAAAAAGCCTGGGGCGGGAACTGTTTACCACCTTTGTGATCCCTTTTGAGATCAGCAGCGTGCTGTTTCTGAGCGCTATGATCGGTTCTGTAGTGATCGGTAAGAAAGAATAA
- a CDS encoding NADH-quinone oxidoreductase subunit D: MSDNVLLPSGSIEKQTTTLNLGPTHPATHGVFQNIIELDGEKIVAADSTVGYIHRAFEKIAERRSLYQITPLTDRLNYCSAPINNMGWHLTCEKLLKVQVPKRVDYLRVIIMELARITDHLICNSIMGVDSGAYTGFLYVMQYRELVYEIYEEICGSRLTTNIGRIGGFERDFTNTAFEKIERFLREYPAVLKEFEDLFTRNRIFMERAIGAGPISAERALNYGFTGPNLRAAGVDYDVRVVSPYSRYEEFDFEVPVGSTGDSYDRFLVRNGEMWQSLRIIEQALRKLNDLKGEEATVYHADVPEYYLPPKKDVYTKMEALIWHFKIIMGEINMPAGEVYNAVEGANGELGFYFISDGGRSPYRLHFRRPCFIYYQAYAEMVKGAMLSDAIVVMSSMNLIAGEMDA, from the coding sequence ATGAGCGACAATGTATTATTACCGAGTGGTAGTATTGAGAAGCAAACAACTACATTAAATCTGGGGCCCACGCACCCGGCCACCCACGGGGTTTTTCAGAACATTATCGAGCTGGATGGTGAAAAGATCGTTGCCGCTGATTCTACGGTAGGCTATATTCACAGGGCGTTCGAAAAAATTGCCGAGCGCCGCTCTTTATATCAGATCACGCCGCTTACCGATCGCTTAAATTATTGCTCTGCTCCCATCAATAATATGGGCTGGCACCTCACCTGCGAAAAATTATTAAAGGTACAGGTACCCAAACGGGTCGATTATCTCCGCGTGATCATCATGGAACTGGCGCGGATCACAGACCACCTCATCTGCAACTCCATTATGGGGGTAGATAGCGGGGCCTATACCGGTTTTTTATATGTAATGCAATACCGGGAACTGGTTTATGAGATCTACGAAGAGATCTGCGGTTCCCGTCTCACCACCAATATCGGCCGCATCGGCGGTTTTGAACGCGATTTTACCAATACAGCTTTCGAAAAAATCGAGCGGTTTTTAAGGGAATATCCCGCCGTGCTAAAAGAATTTGAAGATCTGTTTACCCGTAACCGGATCTTTATGGAACGGGCCATCGGCGCAGGCCCCATCAGTGCTGAACGGGCATTGAACTACGGGTTTACCGGTCCTAATCTGCGGGCTGCGGGTGTAGATTACGATGTACGTGTGGTGTCGCCGTACAGCCGTTATGAGGAGTTCGACTTTGAAGTGCCCGTTGGTTCAACCGGCGATTCCTATGACCGGTTCCTGGTACGCAACGGGGAAATGTGGCAAAGTCTGCGCATTATCGAACAGGCACTGCGAAAGCTGAACGATCTGAAGGGGGAGGAAGCTACCGTTTACCATGCGGATGTTCCTGAATACTACCTGCCTCCCAAAAAAGATGTATATACAAAAATGGAAGCCCTGATCTGGCATTTTAAGATCATTATGGGCGAGATCAATATGCCGGCTGGTGAAGTATACAATGCCGTAGAAGGTGCCAATGGCGAACTGGGCTTTTATTTTATCAGCGATGGCGGGCGCTCTCCTTACCGCCTGCATTTCAGAAGACCCTGTTTTATTTATTACCAGGCCTATGCGGAAATGGTAAAGGGAGCCATGCTGAGCGATGCCATTGTGGTCATGTCATCCATGAACCTAATCGCGGGAGAGATGGATGCCTAA